TTATCAGCCTTAGTTCTGTCCGTCCAAGTTCGCAAAGTTTGCGCATTATTTGATGATGCGCAAGCTTTTGTGCCCCTTGCCCTGTTAGGGTTTAGCTATCACAGCACAGCGGGCTTCTCTGATGATTCTCTATTTCCACGGTTTTGACTCCACCAGTCCCGGTAATCACGAAAAAATGCGCCAGTTGCGATTTATCGATGCTGACGTGCGCCTGATTAGCTACTCCACCGAGCATCCCAGATACGATATGCAGCAGATGCTCAATGATGTTGCCCGTGAACTGGCTGAGGTAGATAAGCAGCAGGTTATTGCCCTTGGTGTTGGCTTGGGGGCGTTTTGGGCAGAACGTATTGGTTTCTTGAACGGTATCCGTGCGGTGCTTATCAATCCCAATCTCACGCCGGAGCACAACATGGTGGGACGCATAGACAGGCCGGAGGAGTACGCCGATATCGCCGCCAAGTGTGTTACCGAGTTTCGAAAGAAGAATCACGGGCGTTGCCTGTGTATTCTCTCTCGCCATGATGAGGTGCTCGACAGCAAGGTGGCTCAAGCCACGCTTTCACCCTTTTATCCCATCGTTTGGGATGATGAGCAGCCCCATAAATTCCCGGAGCTTGGCAGCCACCTGGCAACCATAAAAGCCTTTAT
This portion of the Shewanella amazonensis SB2B genome encodes:
- the ycfP gene encoding alpha/beta hydrolase YcfP, with the translated sequence MILYFHGFDSTSPGNHEKMRQLRFIDADVRLISYSTEHPRYDMQQMLNDVARELAEVDKQQVIALGVGLGAFWAERIGFLNGIRAVLINPNLTPEHNMVGRIDRPEEYADIAAKCVTEFRKKNHGRCLCILSRHDEVLDSKVAQATLSPFYPIVWDDEQPHKFPELGSHLATIKAFMTAS